A segment of the Candida albicans SC5314 chromosome 2, complete sequence genome:
GGCAGGTTCTCCTATCACCACCATACAACCATCAACATGGAGGACACAAATCAGTGGAGTTATGGGTTCAACATCATTAGCATGTTGGATAGTTTTATTAATGCCCCAATTAATCGAACAATGGAGATTAAAATCAGCTGAAGGAATAGCTATTGGGTTTATTACTATTTGGTTTATGGGagatattttcaatttaattggaGCATTGTGGGCAAAATTATTACCCGAAGTGATTTTTTTAGCCGTTTGGTTTTGTATTGCTGATTttttaatgatattttcTTATGTTTATTATACCAAGATATATCCtaaacatcatcatcaacatcaccaCCACGAGCATGGGCAAGGagataatgaagaaaaccaccaccaccaccatcatcatcaccataATAAGAGAAAAAGTAGAggaaatgataatgaatctAGTCCATTATTAAATACTACTAGAAGTAGAAGTAGTAGTACTGGCCATGGAGATAGTACTCAcaaaagaacaagaagaagaagtagtACATTAACTGATATTGCTTTAGAACCAGaatatcattcaatttttattaaatatattttaccaattttatttgttattgGATGTGGAACATTAGGATTTTTCATCAGTGGTACTTCAGGTGAAAACAACTCCCCCGATGATAACACTCCACCTTCTCCTCCTCCTAGTGATGATATTATTGCTATTGGACCACAAGTTATGGGGTATTGCAGTGCCTTATTATATTTGGGTGCAAGAATTCCccaaattattcaaaatcatcaacgTAAAAGTGTTCATGGATtaagtttattatttttccttttttcaacattagGTAATTTAACTTATGCTGgacaaattttattttatcgTAATGATTCtcaatatattttattaaatttaagTTGGTTATTAGGTTCATTAGGAACAATTTTTGAAGattcattgattttcttACAATTTTATATGTATCGTGATAATAACAAGGACGAAGCAACTGTTGAATAAAGAGAACAACCTCTGGCCCCATTTTGCATTTAAATAGTTAGAATCTTgtactaataataaacaatttatatgtatatgtataatatatatatctaaattaaaacaaaacaaaacacgaagaaagaagaaaaagtttgTTATCTATCTATTATATTCACCTTtaattataaaataaatttcccttccaaaacaaattatatGTCTCTAGTAGTATCCTTACTGTTATTGTCCCTGAAATTAAAACCCATTTAAGTATCCTATTCTTcaaattaatttctttttgaacTAATACCCTGTTTCCATTtctattcttttctttttccataaatatataaataaaccTTTCCTCTCtgttaaataaaaataaaaaaccaaaaaaccaaaaccaaaaccaaactaatataacaataataataaaaaaaaaccttgaaataaataaaaaaataaatgaataaaaaaaaccacTTCTCCGTATAATTAGCCAACCTTGCCATGTTGTTACAATATGTTtacaaaaatgaaaattattattaaccTTCCCTCCCCACCTTCCTCAACAATATCCcttttaaatttataaatatttttcaaataattcatcatttaaccatccaactttttcaaatgcAGCAAATAATCGACTTGCCTTATTAACATCAATTCTACAAGCCTTTTGGGCATCAGTTCTTCTAAATCCTTTACCTTGTCTTAATCGTGATACTTTTTCATAAAATAATCTTCGTTTAGAATCTAAATATACTGCCACGGGTAATCTTAATATACTAGCCAATAAAATTTCTGCTGGATGagtcaatttatttaaattagGATCATTAGATAAATCCATTGGTTGACCTTtccattcaatttttaaacatTTGGAATTATTAGGAGGTAATGTCGTAGTTACATCAGGTGAATAATCTGGTATagattcatcaattaattgttgttgtaatgccattattggtgttgaaggtgaagatgaagaatgGCCATGACTAaccttctttttcttttttggtggtggtggtggagtTGATGGAATATTCGAGgattcatcatcatcatcagtaGCTAATttaccactaccaccagAAGATCTAGCAACTCTTCTAGTTCTTACTCGTTCAACATCAGTAGCAAAAGtaatatcatcatttgaATCGTATACTAATCtctttttatattttctcGTCGGTAATGAAGCAACATTAGCAACAGTGTGACTTGAATTCCTTTTAATatcatatttatttaaaaaatccaattgattatgataataatttttagCAATTGGTTTGATATCAATAgttaatttataatcattaaagttttctaaattaaattcatGATTACCAGTTTTTAAATATGATTTACTGTTAGGATTACAAGCTGGTAATTGAGGTAATGGttgtttaattgaaaataatgtAGCATTTCTTTGATAAGGTGACAATGGTGGTGATAATGGTTGCAAAGTCTCACTAGGAGATGAGACGTGCGAATTGGTTGTGTTAGTGTTAGTATTAGTTTTAGTTAAACTAGTTGTTGAAGTAgagtttgaatttgaattggatgacaattgttgtttcatcaacttcaattgATCTTCAAGATTGATAGTAGGAGTAAGACAATTAGGAATATCAATTGACATCGTTGTTGTAGTAGTGTTGTTATTAGTAATATTATCTGAGGATGAATTAGAGTGGTTGTAATAACTCATTGGTTGAGGATATATAAACGACAtaaagatatatatatagatataagtaatttaaagaaaacagaaaagaagaattgtataatatatatatatatatatattaatatataaacaaataaataaataagtaAAATGGGTgggtatatatatagatgTTTCAAAAGAGAGATGtgaatgatttgattatttagaaaggaaattaaaaaaaaaaaaaatttttttctttatcagTTTCCTGCagacaacaatttttttttttgattgtttatGTTTTTCGTTGttaaatttcttttttatttactAAATTTAAAAGACAAAAATACAGTCACGatttgctgttgttgttgttgttgttgttgttgtccCAGACAATTACTgaactcttttttttgtttcaaagcCCACAccactttcttttttattcttcttcttctattcCTACTAATTCTATTCTTTTATAATCTTAGAACAATCTTAGTATACCAATTGCTAGTCAATTGAATACAATTGCAATATTTGAACATATAAATTACTTCAttttaacaataaattgaaacgTATATGTGGAATTTTAACATTCTTTACTTTCTCTGGCCTTCTTCTTCCCCCCATCAcgtatttttttttcttattatgTATGTTT
Coding sequences within it:
- a CDS encoding uncharacterized protein (Ortholog of S. pombe Stm1 G-protein coupled receptor; PQ-loop domains; constitutive expression independent of MTL or white-opaque status; Hap43-repressed) — encoded protein: MSSIVYNMLTTAGSPITTIQPSTWRTQISGVMGSTSLACWIVLLMPQLIEQWRLKSAEGIAIGFITIWFMGDIFNLIGALWAKLLPEVIFLAVWFCIADFLMIFSYVYYTKIYPKHHHQHHHHEHGQGDNEENHHHHHHHHHNKRKSRGNDNESSPLLNTTRSRSSSTGHGDSTHKRTRRRSSTLTDIALEPEYHSIFIKYILPILFVIGCGTLGFFISGTSGENNSPDDNTPPSPPPSDDIIAIGPQVMGYCSALLYLGARIPQIIQNHQRKSVHGLSLLFFLFSTLGNLTYAGQILFYRNDSQYILLNLSWLLGSLGTIFEDSLIFLQFYMYRDNNKDEATVE
- a CDS encoding uncharacterized protein (Putative protein of unknown function; Plc1-regulated; transcript induced by Mnl1 under weak acid stress; flow model, rat catheter, Spider biofilm induced), with product MSFIYPQPMSYYNHSNSSSDNITNNNTTTTTMSIDIPNCLTPTINLEDQLKLMKQQLSSNSNSNSTSTTSLTKTNTNTNTTNSHVSSPSETLQPLSPPLSPYQRNATLFSIKQPLPQLPACNPNSKSYLKTGNHEFNLENFNDYKLTIDIKPIAKNYYHNQLDFLNKYDIKRNSSHTVANVASLPTRKYKKRLVYDSNDDITFATDVERVRTRRVARSSGGSGKLATDDDDESSNIPSTPPPPPKKKKKVSHGHSSSSPSTPIMALQQQLIDESIPDYSPDVTTTLPPNNSKCLKIEWKGQPMDLSNDPNLNKLTHPAEILLASILRLPVAVYLDSKRRLFYEKVSRLRQGKGFRRTDAQKACRIDVNKASRLFAAFEKVGWLNDELFEKYL